The window CGCGCGAATGCAGGTCCGGACCGTCGAGCACCAAGGCGGCGTTCAGCCCGTATTTCTGCCGGAGCTTCTCGGCGAGCTCGGTGTTCATGTCGCCCTGGTCGTTGATCTCGATCCGGACGATGCCGTCGGCGAGCGCGGCATCGAGGAGGCGGGCGACCTTGAAGCGCGAGATGCCCAGCTCGTCGGCGATCTGGGATTTGGTCTTCTGCTCGATATAGAAGCGGCGAGCGACCAGAGAGGCCTGAAGCTTGTGAAGCGGGCGTCGGGACATTTGAGAGGCTTTCCGCTCATATGTTGCAGTGCCAATGGCTTTGCCAGACTGCTGGGCGGCCGGCAACGGGCACCGGCCGGGCGGCGACAGCCAAATTGACGCGATATAGGATATCCCCGCAACCGGACGTTACGATCGCCGCCGGCGCGGACGACCGACAGCACCCCGATGCGCGCTTCGTGCACGCTTCATGCGCGCCTGGTGCGCGGTCGGCGCACACAAAGGGGCGTGCAATGCGCGCCGCCGCGGCGAACACGCGGTGCGCCCGGCGGAAAGCCGATCTTCGGGCTCAGCTCTGGGGCCGGGCTCGGGCTTCGACCCGGCTGGAGGCAGCGTCGGGCGCGCTGGTCGAAGCAGAGGAATCAGAAGTCCCAGGGGGAGATCAGGTCGAGCCCCGTGGTGGCGAAGTCGGAGAGGTTCCGCGTCGCCAGCCGGCCGCCGGCCACCCTGGCGATCGCCGCGATCATTCCGTCGGGCGCCGACATCGGCCGGCCCTGGCGCGCGGCCTCTCCCATGATTTCGCCATAGGCAAGCGCAGCCTCCTCGGTCAGGCCGAAGATACGTCCCGCGAAGCGGCGGCGCCACTCGGCCAGTCCGCTTTCGAGGCGCGAGGCGCGCTGATCGGGACGGATGCGGGCGATGCCGAACGCGATCTCGGCGATCGTCACGGTCGGCAAAGCCAGTTCGGCGTCGTGGCGCACCAGCCACGCGATGACGGCGCCGTCGGGGGTCTTCTTCAGCGTCTCGGAAACGACATTGGTATCGAG of the Pseudoxanthobacter soli DSM 19599 genome contains:
- a CDS encoding type II toxin-antitoxin system VapC family toxin, which translates into the protein MIFLDTNVVSETLKKTPDGAVIAWLVRHDAELALPTVTIAEIAFGIARIRPDQRASRLESGLAEWRRRFAGRIFGLTEEAALAYGEIMGEAARQGRPMSAPDGMIAAIARVAGGRLATRNLSDFATTGLDLISPWDF